A stretch of Mastacembelus armatus chromosome 1, fMasArm1.2, whole genome shotgun sequence DNA encodes these proteins:
- the myh11a gene encoding myosin-11a isoform X2, translated as MSKKAPTEDEKFLFVDKDFLNSPMAQADWAAKKLVWVPSEKHGFEAASVKEEHGEEVLVELADNGKKITVNKDDIQKMNPPKFSKVEDMAELTCLNEASVLHNLRERYFSGLIYTYSGLFCVVVNPYKMLPIYSEKIIDMYKGKKRHEVPPHIYSISDNAYRNMMQDREDQSILCTGESGAGKTENTKKVIQYLAVVASSHKGKKDSSAGELEKQLLQANPILEAFGNAKTIKNDNSSRFGKFIRINFDVTGYIVGANIETYLLEKSRCIRQAKTERAFHIFYYMIAGAKDKLREELLLEPFSNYRFLSAGHVQIPGQQDDEMYEETMEAMNIMGFTDEERIEILKVCSSVMQLGNIEFKKERNQEQATMPDNTAAQKVCHLQGINVTDFTRAILTPRIKVGREVVQKAQTKEQADFAIEALAKAMFERLFRWILFRVNKALDKTKRQGASFLGILDIAGFEIFEDNSFEQLCINYTNEKLQQLFNHTMFILEQEEYQREGIEWNFIDFGLDLQPCIELIERPNNPPGILALLDEECWFPKATDVSFVEKLMNTQGNHVKFAKPKQLKDKTEFSIFHYAGRVDYNATAWLTKNMDPLNDNVTSLLNNSSSQFIQELWKDADRVVGLDTIAKMSDSSMPSASKTKKGMFRTVGQLYKESLAKLMTTLHNTQPNFVRCIIPNHEKRAGKLDAHLVLEQLRCNGVLEGIRICRQGFPNRIVFQEFRQRYEILAANAIPKGFMDGKQACCLMIKHLDLDPNLYRIGQSKIFFRTGVLAQLEEERDLKITVIIIAFQAQARGFLARKAFAKRQQQLTAMKVIQRNCAAYLKLRNWQWWRLFTKVKPLLQVTRQEEEMSLKEEELQRAKEISSKFESELKEIALKHTSVLEERNALQEQLQAETELYAEAEEMRVRLAAKKQELEEILHEMEARLDEEEERAQALLVEKKKMQQQMQELEEHLEEEEDARQKLQLEKVTCEGKIKKLEDDILVMEDQNNKLLKERKLMEERIADFSTNLAEEEEKSKNLTKLKNKHESMISELEVRLKKEEKTRQELDKAKRKLEAESNDLQEQIADLQAQIAELKAQLAKKEEELQNALARLEDETAQKNNALKKIRELEGHISDLQEDLESERAARNKAEKIKRDLGEELEALKSELEDTLDTTATQQELRAKREQEVNLLKKAIEEENRTHESQVQEMRQKHTQAVEELTEQLEQAKRVKTNLEKAKQSLEKETSELTMEVRSLSQAKQDGENKRKKLEVQVADLQSRFNDSEKQKAELGERCSKITVELESVTNLLNEAEGKNIKLSKDVSSLTSQLQDTQELLAEETRQKLQFSTKLRQAEDEKNSLQEQLEEEMEAKRNVERHVSTLNIQLSDAKKKLEEMTGNIELLEEGKKRLQRDLEAANTQFEEKASAYDKLEKTKNRLQQELEDTLMDLDNQRQNVSNLEKKQKKFDQMLAEEKSISSKYAEERDRAEAEAREKETKALSLARALEEAQCAREELERANKALRVEMEDLISSKDDVGKNVHELEKSKRGLEAQVEEMKTQLEELEDELQAAEDAKLRLEVNMQALKAQFERDLQGRDEMGEEKKRQLVKQVRELETELEDERKQRTLAAAAKKKLETDMKDLEGQIETANKGREEAIKQLRKLQAQMKDYQRELEDSRAAREEVLTAAKESEKKAKSLEAELMQLQEDLAAAERAKKQAEAERDELSDELASNSSGKSALADEKRRLEAKISQLEEELEEEQSNMEIINDRLRKSTQQVEQLNNELQTERSASQKNESARQQMERQNKELKAKLQDMENQVKSKFKSSITALEAKVAQLEEQLEQENRDKQASAKSMRQKDKKLKDLLMQVEDERKQAEQYKDQAEKSNARMKQLKRQLEESEEESQRATAARRKLQRELDEATEANDAMSREVNSLKNKLRGNPEPKE; from the exons ATGTCCAAGAAGGCCCCAACTGAGGACGAGAAGTTCCTCTTTGTTGACAAAGACTTCCTAAACAGCCCCATGGCACAGGCCGACTGGGCGGCCAAGAAGCTCGTGTGGGTTCCATCGGAGAAACATGGCTTTGAGGCGGCTAGTGTCAAGGAGGAGCATGGCGAGGAGGTGTTGGTGGAGCTGGCTGATAATGGCAAGAAGATTACCGTCAACAAGGATGACATCCAGAAGATGAACCCGCCCAAGTTCAGCAAGGTGGAGGACATGGCCGAGCTCACCTGCCTGAACGAGGCCTCTGTGTTGCACAATCTGCGTGAGAGGTACTTCTCTGGCCTTATTTAC ACATACTCCGGTCTGTTCTGCGTGGTGGTCAACCCTTATAAAATGCTGCCAATCTACTCAGAGAAGATCATTGACATGTACAAAGGGAAGAAACGACATGAAGTTCCCCCTCATATCTACTCCATCAGCGATAACGCCTACAGAAACATGATGCAAG acCGTGAGGACCAGTCCATTCTATGCAC TGGGGAGTCTGGTGCTGGGAAGACAGAGAACACCAAAAAGGTCATCCAGTATCTGGCTGTTGTGGCCTCTTCACACAAAGGGAAGAAAGACAGCAGTGCT GGGGAGCTGGAGAAGCAGCTCCTGCAGGCCAATCCCATCCTGGAGGCCTTTGGAAATGCTAAGACCATCAAAAATGACAACTCCTCCCGATTC GGTAAATTCATCCGTATCAACTTTGATGTGACTGGCTACATTGTTGGAGCCAATATTGAGACCT ACCTGCTGGAGAAGTCTCGCTGTATCAGAcaggcaaagacagaaagagctTTTCACATCTTCTACTACATGATTGCTGGGGCCAAAGACAAACTGCGTG aggAGCTTCTTTTGGAGCCCTTCAGTAATTACCGCTTCCTGAGCGCAGGCCACGTTCAGATTCCTGGACAGCAAGATGATGAGATGTATGAAGAGACAATGGAGGCCATGAATATTATGGGCTTCACCGACGAGGAGAGAATCG AAATTCTGAAGGTGTGCTCTAGTGTCATGCAGCTGGGAAACATTGAGTTCAAGAAAGAGAGGAACCAGGAGCAGGCCACTATGCCCGACAACACTG cgGCTCAGAAGGTGTGCCACCTACAGGGCATCAATGTGACAGACTTTACCCGTGCCATCCTTACCCCCAGAATCAAAGTGGGCAGAGAGGTAGTGCAGAAGGCACAGACCAAAGAGCAG GCTGACTTTGCTATTGAAGCTCTGGCTAAGGCTATGTTTGAGCGACTGTTCCGATGGATCCTGTTCCGCGTCAACAAAGCCCTGGACAAGACCAAACGGCAGGGAGCCTCCTTCCTGGGAATTCTCGACATTGCTGGATTTGAAATCTTTGAG GACAACTCCTTTGAGCAACTGTGCATCAACTACACCAacgagaagctgcagcagctcttcaACCACACCATGTTCATTCTGGAGCAGGAAGAGTACCAGAGGGAGGGCATCGAGTGGAACTTCATCGATTTTGGTCTTGACCTGCAGCCCTGCATCGAGCTCATTGAAAGGCCA AACAACCCTCCAGGTATCCTGGCCCTGCTGGATGAAGAGTGCTGGTTCCCAAAAGCCACAGATGTGTCCTTTGTGgagaaactcatgaacacacaAGGGAACCATGTGAAATTTGCCAAACCTAAACAGCTCAAGGACAAGACagaattttctatttttcattatGCTGGGAGG GTGGATTATAATGCCACAGCCTGGTTGACAAAGAACATGGACCCTCTAAATGACAATGTCACATCGCTGCTCAACAACTCCTCCAGCCAGTTTATCCAAGAACTCTGGAAAGATG CGGACAGAGTGGTGGGACTTGACACTATAGCTAAGATGTCAGACAGCTCCATGCCGAGCGCCTCAAAGACCAAGAAGGGCATGTTCCGCACAGTGGGACAGCTCTACAAGGAGTCTCTGGCCAAACTCATGACTACACTGCACAACACTCAGCCAAACTTTGTCAGATGCATCATCCCCAACCACGAGAAGAGG GCAGGAAAGCTGGATGCTCACCTAGTCTTGGAGCAGCTGCGGTGTAATGGTGTGTTGGAGGGAATTCGAATCTGCCGACAAGGGTTCCCCAACCGAATCGTGTTCCAAGAGTTCCGCCAGCG GTATGAGATCTTGGCTGCTAATGCTATTCCCAAAGGTTTCATGGATGGTAAACAAGCCTGCTGCCTCATG ATCAAGCACCTGGATTTGGACCCAAACCTGTACAGGATCGGACAGAGTAAGATCTTTTTCCGCACAGGGGTGTTGGCCCAGTTGGAAGAGGAGAGGGATCTGAAGATCACTGTGATCATCATTGCTTTCCAAGCTCAGGCCAGAGGCTTTCTGGCCAGAAA GGCCTTTGCCAAGAGGCAACAGCAGCTCACTGCCATGAAGGTGATCCAGAGAAACTGCGCTGCCTACCTCAAACTAAGGAACTGGCAGTGGTGGAGGCTCTTCACAAAG GTCAAGCCTCTACTGCAAGTGACTcgacaggaggaggagatgagtCTGAAGGaggaagagctgcagagagCAAAAGAAATTTCTTCAAAGTTTGAATCTGAGCTGAAGGAGATCGCCCTGAAACACACATCG GTTTTGGAGGAGAGGAATGCACTGCAGGAGCAGCTtcaggcagagacagagctgtACGCCGAAGCTGAGGAGATGAGAGTTCGGCTTGCGGCCAAAAAGCAGGAGTTGGAGGAGATCCTCCATGAGATGGAGGCCAGgctggatgaagaggaggaacgTGCTCAAGCTCTGctggtggaaaagaaaaagatgcaaCAGCAGATGCAG GAACTGGAGGAACatttggaggaggaggaggatgctcgtcaaaagctgcagctggagaaggTTACCTGCGAAGGAAAGATCAAAAAGCTGGAGGATGATATTCTGGTAATGGAGGACCAGAACAACAAGCTCCTGAAA GAGCGGAAGCTGATGGAGGAGAGGATAGCCGACTTCAGTACCAACCtggctgaggaagaggagaaatcTAAGAACCTTACCAAGCTCAAAAATAAACACGAGTCCATGATCTCAGAATTAGAGG TTCGcttgaagaaagaagaaaagactcGGCAGGAGCTGGACAAGGCTAAGCGTAAATTGGAGGCAGAGTCAAATGACCTACAAGAACAGATAGCTGACCTGCAGGCTCAGATCGCTGAACTCAAAGCTCAACTCGccaagaaggaggaggagttgCAGAACGCCTTGGCCAG GTTAGAAGATGAGACAGCCCAGAAGAACAACGCTCTGAAGAAGATCAGAGAGCTTGAGGGACATATCTCCGACCTGCAAGAGGACCTCGAGTCTGAGAGGGCAGCCAGGAACAAGGCAGAGAAGATCAAACGGGACCTTGGGGAGGAGCTGGAGGCCCTCAAGTCTGAGCTAGAGGACACCCTGGACACCACTGCCACACAACAAGAACTAAG AGCCAAACGTGAACAGGAGGTGAACCTACTGAAGAAAGCCATTGAGGAGGAGAACCGGACCCATGAATCCCAGGTCCAGGagatgagacagaaacacacccaGGCTGTGGAGGAGCTCACAGAGCAGCTGGAGCAGGCCAAACGA GTGAAGACAAATCTAGAGAAGGCTAAACAATCCCTGGAGAAGGAGACATCAGAATTAACCATGGAGGTGCGTTCACTGAGCCAGGCCAAACAAGACGgggaaaacaaaaggaagaagCTGGAAGTTCAGGTGGCAGATCTGCAGTCACGGTTCAACGACAGCGAGAAGCAAAAGGCTGAACTGGGAGAACGTTGCTCCAAGATCACT GTTGAACTGGAGAGTGTGACCAACCTGCTAAATGAAGCAGAAGGCAAGAACATCAAACTGAGCAAAGACGTTAGCAGCCTGACCTCCCAGCTCCAAGACACACAG GAGCTGCTGGCTGAGGAGACACGTCAGAAACTACAGTTCTCTACGAAACTTCGGCAAGCAGAAGATGAGAAGAACAGCTTGCAGGAGCAACttgaggaggagatggaggctAAGAGGAATGTGGAGAGACATGTGTCCACTCTCAACATCCAG TTGTCAGACGCAAAGAAGAAGCTTGAGGAAATGACTGGAAACATTGAGCTGTTGGAAGAAGGCAAGAAACGCCTGCAGAGAGATTTGGAGGCAGCCAATACCCAGTTTGAGGAGAAGGCTTCAGCGTACGACAAGTTGGAGAAGACCAAAAACCGTCTACAACAGGAGCTGGAGGACACACTGATGGACCTGGACAACCAGAGACAGAACGTATCAAACCtggagaagaagcagaagaagttTGACCAG ATGCTGGCCGAGGAGAAGAGTATCTCTAGTAAGTATGCAGAAGAGAGAGATCGTGCTGAAGCTGAGGCCAGGGAGAAGGAGACTAAAGCTCTGTCCCTGGCGAGAGCTCTGGAAGAGGCCCAGTGTGCcagagaggagctggagagaGCCAACAAAGCCCTGAGGGTGGAAATGGAGGACCTTATCAGTTCCAAGGATGATGTGGGAAAAAAT GTTCACGAACTGGAGAAGTCCAAACGAGGCCTGGAAGCTCAGGTGGAGGAGATGAAGAcccagctggaggagctggaggacgAGCTGCAGGCGGCTGAGGATGCCAAGCTGCGTCTGGAGGTCAACATGCAGGCCCTGAAGGCCCAGTTTGAGAGGGACCTCCAGGGACGTGATGAGatgggagaggagaagaagaggcagCTTGTCAAGCAG GTTCGTGAGTTGGAGACAGAGTTGGAGGACGAACGTAAACAGAGAACcctggcagcagcagccaaGAAGAAGCTGGAGACAGACATGAAAGATCTGGAGGGACAGATTGAGACGGCCAATAAAGGACGAGAGGAGGCCATCAAGCAGCTCCGCAAGTTACAA GCCCAGATGAAGGACTACCAGAGGGAGCTGGAAGACTCCCGTGCTGCCCGGGAGGAGGTGCTGACTGCCGCAAAGGAGAGTGAGAAGAAAGCCAAGAGTCTGGAGGCTGAGCTCATGCAGCTGCAGGAG GacctggctgctgctgagaggGCAAAGAAGCAGGCAGAGGCCGAAAGAGATGAGCTGTCTGATGAGCTGGCCAGCAACTCCTCTGGAAA GTCAGCCCTGGCAGATGAGAAACGGCGTTTGGAGGCTAAGATCTCCCAGCTAGAGGAGGAGCtagaggaggagcagagcaaTATGGAGATTATCAACGACAGGCTGAGGAAGAGCACACAGCAG GTGGAGcagctaaacaatgagctgcaGACAGAGCGCAGCGCCTCTCAGAAGAATGAGAGCGCTCGGCAGCAGATGGAGCGCCAGAACAAGGAGCTGAAGGCCAAGCTCCAGGACATGGAGAACCAGGTCAAATCCAAATTCAAGTCCTCCATCACTGCCTTAGAAGCTAAAGTGGCACAGCTGGAGGaacagctggagcaggagaacAG AGACAAGCAGGCATCTGCCAAGAGCATGCGCCAGAAGGACAAGAAACTGAAGGACCTGTTGATGCAGGTGGAAGACGAAAGAAAGCAGGCAGAGCAGTACAAAGATCAG GCGGAAAAGTCAAATGCTCGCATGAAGCAGCTGAAGCGGCAGCTAGAGGAGTCAGAGGAGGAGTCTCAGCGTGCTACAGCCGCCCGCAGGAAGCTGCAGCGGGAGCTGGATGAAGCCACAGAGGCCAACGACGCCATGAGTCGCGAGGTCAACTCTCTCAAGAACAAACTCAG AGGCAACCCTGAGCCCAAGGAGTAA